One Mycobacteroides abscessus ATCC 19977 genomic window carries:
- a CDS encoding ABC transporter ATP-binding protein, whose protein sequence is MTEVIQVRELTFTYPKTPEPAVRGMDFTVGEGEIFGFLGPSGAGKSTTQKLLIGLLRGHGGRATVWGREPGAWGRNYYQRIGVSFELPNHYQKLTALENLRFFASLYAGPTRDPMELLDAVGLADDANTRVGAFSKGMQMRLTFVRALINDPELLFLDEPTSGLDPVNARKVKDMVLELKARGRTIFITTHAMSAADELCDRVAFVVDGRIVAMNSPAELKLEYGRRSVRVEYRGAAGELAGQDFPLDGLADNDAFHAVLRGHHVETIHSEEASLDDVFVAVTGRRLA, encoded by the coding sequence GTGACCGAGGTGATCCAAGTGCGCGAGCTGACCTTCACGTATCCGAAGACCCCGGAACCTGCGGTGCGCGGCATGGACTTCACCGTCGGTGAGGGCGAGATTTTCGGATTCCTCGGCCCCAGCGGTGCGGGCAAGTCCACCACCCAGAAGCTGTTGATCGGGCTGCTGCGCGGGCACGGCGGTCGGGCAACGGTGTGGGGCAGAGAGCCGGGGGCCTGGGGGAGGAACTACTACCAGCGCATCGGAGTGTCCTTCGAGCTGCCCAACCACTACCAAAAGTTGACCGCGCTGGAGAACCTGCGGTTCTTTGCCTCCCTCTACGCCGGACCGACCCGTGATCCGATGGAGCTGCTGGATGCGGTGGGGCTTGCCGACGATGCGAACACCCGCGTCGGGGCCTTTTCCAAGGGCATGCAGATGCGGCTGACGTTCGTGCGTGCGCTCATCAACGACCCGGAACTGTTGTTCCTGGATGAACCGACCTCCGGCCTGGACCCGGTGAACGCCCGCAAGGTCAAGGACATGGTGCTGGAGCTGAAAGCGCGGGGCCGCACCATCTTCATCACGACCCATGCCATGTCGGCCGCCGACGAGCTCTGTGACCGGGTGGCCTTTGTGGTGGACGGCCGGATTGTCGCGATGAACTCTCCTGCCGAGCTCAAGCTCGAATACGGGCGACGCTCGGTGCGGGTTGAATATCGCGGCGCCGCAGGAGAACTCGCCGGGCAGGACTTTCCACTCGACGGGCTTGCCGACAATGACGCCTTCCATGCGGTGCTGCGTGGCCATCACGTCGAGACCATTCACAGCGAGGAGGCCAGCCTCGACGATGTCTTCGTGGCGGTCACCGGCCGGCGGCTGGCATGA
- a CDS encoding multidrug ABC transporter permease → MMPIRVWAAFGRNDIRGTYRDPLLIMVVLAPIIWTTGVAVLTPQATDLLSATRGFDLVPYYPLVLTAFLLLTSIIIPGALAAFLVLDDVDAGTLTALRVTPVPMSGYFLYRAATVVVITTVYVVATLSLSGILEPGVLPALIPIGMLSGLSAVVTLLLVIAFANNKIQGLAAVRALGMLIAGLPCLPWFIHSNWGYAFGVLPPFWAAKAFWVASAHGMWWPFVLIGVAYNLLIAWALLRRFLAKNL, encoded by the coding sequence ATGATGCCCATAAGGGTGTGGGCCGCGTTCGGCCGCAACGATATTCGTGGCACCTATCGCGATCCGCTGCTGATCATGGTGGTGCTGGCCCCGATCATCTGGACCACTGGCGTGGCGGTATTGACCCCGCAGGCCACCGACTTGCTGTCTGCTACCAGGGGATTCGACCTGGTTCCGTACTACCCGTTGGTGCTGACAGCCTTCCTGCTGCTCACCAGCATCATCATCCCCGGAGCGCTGGCGGCGTTTCTGGTCCTGGATGACGTCGACGCCGGGACGCTGACGGCGCTGCGGGTCACGCCGGTGCCGATGTCGGGGTATTTCCTGTACCGGGCCGCCACGGTCGTCGTGATCACCACCGTGTACGTGGTCGCGACCTTGTCCCTGAGTGGCATCTTGGAGCCCGGCGTGCTACCCGCCCTCATTCCCATCGGGATGCTCTCCGGGCTTTCGGCGGTGGTGACACTGCTCTTGGTGATCGCCTTTGCCAACAACAAGATTCAGGGACTGGCCGCCGTACGCGCGCTCGGCATGCTGATCGCGGGATTGCCCTGTTTGCCGTGGTTCATTCACTCCAACTGGGGATACGCCTTTGGCGTGCTGCCCCCGTTCTGGGCGGCGAAGGCCTTTTGGGTGGCCAGTGCCCACGGCATGTGGTGGCCCTTTGTGCTCATCGGGGTTGCCTACAACCTGCTGATCGCATGGGCGCTGCTCCGGCGTTTCCTTGCCAAGAATCTCTAG
- a CDS encoding multidrug ABC transporter permease — MNRFSQALRLELTLQVRQKFLHAAVFSGFIWLAVLLPMSRSLRSAAEPYILIGDISIIGFFFIAGTVFFEKQEHTLGAVICTPLRFREYLSAKLVVLLAISLVVGVGVSTVANGFHYRPLPLLVGVVLGSLLMLLSGFLTSLPFASISDWFLAATIPLAILTLPILGFSGLWNTPGLYVVPTYGPLLLFGAAFGQVELTPWLAVYAVGYPVLGIAGLSWLCKIAFGKYVVAQSGGMS, encoded by the coding sequence ATGAACCGATTTTCCCAGGCGCTGCGCCTGGAACTGACACTGCAGGTGCGGCAGAAGTTCCTGCATGCCGCGGTCTTCTCCGGATTCATCTGGCTGGCGGTGCTGTTGCCGATGTCGCGCTCGTTACGGTCGGCCGCCGAGCCCTACATCCTGATCGGTGACATCTCGATCATCGGTTTCTTCTTCATCGCGGGCACCGTCTTCTTTGAGAAGCAGGAGCACACGCTGGGCGCGGTTATCTGCACACCGCTGCGCTTTCGCGAATATCTGTCCGCCAAACTCGTCGTGCTGCTGGCGATTTCGCTGGTGGTGGGGGTGGGGGTATCCACCGTCGCCAACGGGTTCCACTACCGGCCGCTGCCATTGCTTGTCGGCGTGGTGCTGGGGTCGCTGCTGATGCTGCTCAGTGGATTCCTCACCTCGCTGCCGTTCGCATCGATCAGCGATTGGTTCCTCGCGGCGACCATACCGCTGGCGATCTTGACGCTGCCCATCCTTGGCTTCTCCGGGCTCTGGAACACCCCGGGGCTGTACGTGGTCCCGACCTACGGTCCGCTGCTGCTGTTCGGTGCGGCATTCGGGCAGGTAGAGCTGACCCCGTGGCTGGCCGTGTACGCGGTGGGCTATCCCGTGCTGGGCATCGCCGGGCTCTCCTGGCTCTGCAAGATCGCCTTCGGCAAGTACGTCGTGGCGCAGTCCGGCGGAATGTCATGA